A window of Nocardioidaceae bacterium genomic DNA:
CAAGCCCGACCTGCTGACCGAGGTCTTCGAGAGCCGTCCCGAGGTGCTCGCGCACAACGTCGAGACCGTGCCCCGCATCTTCAAGCGCATCCGCCCGGCGTTCACCTACGAGCGGTCCCTCGGGGTCCTCACCCAGGCACGCGACTTCGGCCTGGTCACCAAGTCCAACCTCATCCTCGGCATGGGCGAGACCCGCGAGGAGGTCAGCCAGGCGCTGCGCGACCTCCACGAGGCGGGCTGCGAGCTGATCACGATCACGCAGTACCTCCGCCCCTCGCCGCGCCACCACCCCGTCGAGCGGTGGGTGAAGCCGGAGGAGTTCGTCGAGCTCAAGGACGAGGCCGACGCGATCGGGTTCTCCGGTGTGATGAGCGGGCCGCTGGTGCGGTCCTCCTACCGGGCGGGGCGTCTCTACCAGCAGGCGATGGCCGCGCGCGGTGAGACGGTCGACATCGAGCGCCCGGCCTCGCCGGTCGCGCCCGCTGCCGTCTGAGGCGTACGCCCGGCCCCTGGCGCCCTGTAGGACAATGACGTCATGGCGCGCGAGAAGAAGCAGAAGAAGGCGAAGAAGCCGAAGGGTCAGGGGCGCATCGCCCAGCTGAGGCAGAGCTGGACGATGACCCGCAAGGTCGACCCCAGGATGCCGCTGGTCGTGGCGGCCTGGGCGGTCGGCGTCGCCGCGGTGACCTTCCTCGTCTTCGGGGTCCTGCTGCCCGGCATCCTCGCGGTGAGCATCGTCCTGGCGGTCTTCGCCGGTCTGCTCGCGGGTCTGATCGTCTTCGGACGTCGCGCGGAGCGGGGTGCGTACGCCCAGATCGAGGGTCAGCCCGGCGCGGCGGCCGCGGTGCTGGACTCGCTGAAGCGTGGCTACAAGACCGACACCGCCGTGGCCTTCACCAAGCAGCAGGACATCGTCCACCGCGTGGTGGGACCGGCCGGCATCGTGCTGGTCGGCGAGGGCAACGGCAACCGGCTCAAGCAGCTGCTGGCCTCCGAGCGGAGGCGCCACGAGCGCATCTCCGCCGACGTCTCGCTCTCGACCGTCGTCGTCGGTCGGGGTGAGGGCGAGGTGCCGCTGCCGGACCTGCGCAAGCGCATCACCAAGCAGAAGCGCACCCTCAAGCCCGCCGAGATGACCGACGTGCTCTCACGGCTGCGCGCGCTGGACGCGCACCGTCCGCCGGTGGGTCTGCCCAAGGGCCCCCTGCCGACGTCGATGAAGGGCATGCGCAGCCAGATGCGGGGCCGCTGACCTCCCGGTCGGTCCCGCGCTGACGGCCCCAGACCGCCCGTCAGCCCGTCGGCTGCTCGACCACGTCGCGCTGCGCCGGTGCGGTGATGTCGACGTCGACGTCGTAGGCGAGGAAGTCGGCCACGGTGCGTACCGAGGTGCCCTGCACCTCCAGGTCGGCCGTGGTGCGGCGTACGCGCCCGTCGTCGTCGATGGCGACCACCGAGGTGAGCTGCTCGGGGGCGGCGCCGGAGGCGAGCAGCTGGTCGTACAGCGGGTTCTGCTGGGCATCGGCGAACTCGCGGAAGTCCTGCACGACCCGGAAGCGCGTCACGTCCGCGCCGTTGACCCTGCTCTCGCCGAGCTTCTCGACGGACTGCACGGAGGCGATGGTGGCCTCGGCCTGCGCGCGGGGGTCGATCTGGTCGATCTGCTGCTGCAGCTGCTCGCCGATCTGACCGCCGGCCTCGGCGAGGTCGACCCGGGCGTACTTGCCCTGGGGGATGCCCGGGGCCTGCACGTAGAAGACCCCGTCGACGATCAGCGTCTGCAGCGTGCCGCCCCCGGCGCTCTGCGGCAACTCGGTGTCGAGCCGGGCGCTGAGCTCGCCGTCCTCGACCTGGGTGACGCCCCGGACGACCGTCTCCAGCGGCCCCTGGGGCGTGTCGACGGTGCTGACGACGCGCGTACGCACGCTCGTGTCCTCCTCCTCGGCTGCCTGCTGCACCAGGTCGACGTACTCCTGCTGCGCGGCGCTGTCGCCGCCCGAGGACCCTGAGGCCTCCGGGGACTCGCTCGGGCTCTCCTCGGCGGACTCGCTCGGGGACTGGCTGGGCGAGGCGCTCGCCGAGGCGTCGCCCGACCCGGCGGCCGGGTCCGTGTCGCCGTCCGAGCCGCACCCGGTCAGTGCGAGCGCGAGGGCGGCCGTGGTGGTCGTGAGGGCAGCGGGGAGTCGACGCATGGCACCTGCATACCCCGGGTGTGGAGGAACACTCGACATCGACCGGTCACCGCGGCGTGTCAGGATGTGCGGTGGCCCGCCACGGGCCTCCCGGACCCATCCGCCAGGCCCAGCGAGGCGAACCCACCACGTGACCTCCTCAGACGCAGCCCGCCCCTCCGTCGCCGTCGTCGGCGCCGGCATCTCGGGGCTGACCGCGGCGTACCTGCTGCGCGGGGACCACGACGTGACGTTGTTCGAGAGCGAGCCCCGGGCGGGCGGACACGCCCACACCCACGACGTCGATCTGGCCGACGGCTCACCGGCCGCGGTCGACTCCGGTTTCATCGTGCTGAACGACCGCACCTACCCCGTGGTCAACCGGCTCTTCGCCGAGCTCGGGGTGCGCACCCGGCCCACGGAGATGTCGATGAGCATCACCTGCGACGGCTGCGGTCTCTCCTTCGCCGGCGGCCGCAAGCTGCCCGGCATCTTCGCCCAGCGTCGCCGGCTGCTCGACCCGCGGTTCCTGCGGTTCCTGCTGGACGTGAAGCGCTTCCAGCGCACGGCGCTCGCTCTGCTCGAGGGCGCCGAGGCCGGCGGCGAGACCGGGCTCGCGGAGCACCCGCTGTCCTACGGGGACTTCCTCTCCCAGGAGGGCTTCGGCGACTACTTCGTGGCCCACTACGCCATGCCGGTCGTCTCGTGCGTCTGGTCGATGGGGTACGAGGAGGCCCGCGGCTACCCCGCGGCGTACCTCTTCGCCTTCCTGCGCCACCACGGCTTCCTGTCGGTCTCGGGCTCGCCGACCTGGCACACGGTCGTCGGGGGTTCCCGCACCTACGTCGAGACGATCCTGCAGCGCCTGCGCTCCGACGCAGGCCACGGGGTCGAGGTCGCCAACGGCGTGACGGCGGTCGCCCGGGTCGACGGTGGTGTCGAGGTCACCGACGGCTCGGGGCGTACGCGCCGCTTCGACAAGGTCGTGCTCGCCACGCACGCCGACACCTCCCTGGCGCTGCTGAGCGACCCGACGCCGAAGGAGAAGGAGCTGCTCGGCGCCTTCGGCTACTCGACCAACCAGACCTTCCTGCACCGCGACATGACCACGATGCCGTCCGTGCCCGGGGCGCGCGCCGCGTGGAACTACCGCCTCGACACCTGCGACGCGACGACGGACCGCACGCGGGTGACGTACTGGATGAACCGCCTGCAGGGGCACCCCGAGTCCAGCCCGCTGCTGGTGACGCTCAACCCCGACGACGCGCCCGCCGAGGTCATCGCGGAGATGACCTACGAGCACCCCACCTACACCGCGGAGTCGGTGGCTGCGCAAGCGCGCCTGGGTGAGCTCGGCGACGGCGTGACGGCGTTCGCGGGCGCCTACCACGGGTGGGGCTTCCACGAGGACGGCGCGCGCTCGGGCGTCGCGGCGGCCGCCTCCCTGGGGGTCGACTGGTGAGCGCGGCCCACGAGCTGGACGACCACGCGGCTCAGGCGGCGCCCACCCCGGAGCGCGCGTACGTCTCCCTGCCCGCCTCGCTGCCCGCGTCGGTACGCACCCGCGTGACGCACCGGCGGACGAAGCCGTTCTCCTACGGCTTCACCCACCACACGACCGCCTGGGTCGTCGACGCGGCGGACCCCGAGGCGGCGTTCCCCCGGTGGCTGCGACCGCTGGCACGCATCCGCTCGCGCGACCACTTCGGCGACGGTGACGCCTCGCTGCAGGAGAAGGTGCGGCGCTTCGTCGCCGCCGAGGGCCTGGGGTGGGCGACCGACCGTGTGGTCGGGCTGTGCGCTGCTCGGAGCCTCGGTCACGTCTTCGACCCGTTGAGCGTCTGGTTCTGCTTCGATGCCGACGGCGAGCCCACCGGTGTGCTCGCCGAGGTGCACAACACCTACGGCGAGCGTCACACCTATCCCCTGCCGATCCAGCGCGGCCGCGCCGCGGTGGACAAGGACTTCTACGTCTCCCCGTTCTTCACCGTCGAGGGCCGCTACGACATCCGCGTACGCCTCGACTCCGACCGTGTCGCGGTCGCGATCTCGCTGAGCCAGGACGGCGAGGTCGTCTTCACCGGCTCCGAGGCCGGCGCGCTGCGACCGGTGCGCTCCCGGCTCGACACCCTCCGCGCCGTGCTGCGGGACCCGGCCCCGGCCCTCCGGGTCGCCGCGCTGATCCGCTGGCACGGCATCACGCTCTGGATCAAGCGGCTCCCGGTCGTCCGCCGCCGCCCCCACGCCACCCAGGAAGGCATGACGTGACCACTCTGCAGACTGCTCGCGCCCGGCTCGCGCCGCCCGCTCCCGCGTACGGGATCAAGGGCACGCTGGCCCAGAAGGTGCTCTCGCGCATCCTGCGCAAGGTGCCGGTCAACGTGTCGCTGCCCGGCGGCGAGCCGCTCGGGCCGGTCGGACCCGGCCGGCCGGAGATCCAGATCCTCAAGCCGCGGCAGTTCTTCGCGCGGCTGGCCGACTCCCCGATGATCGGGCTCGGCGAGGCCTACATGGAGCGCGACTGGAACCCTGCGCCCGGGTCGGACCTCGCCGACGTGCTGGCGCCGTTCGCCGCTCGGCTCACCGAGCTGATCCCGCCGACGTTCTACCGCATGCGGCACGTGGTGATGCCGAAGCTCGGCAGCCGCGAGGAGAACACGGTCACCGGTGCCCGGGAGAACATCCACCGGCACTACGACCTCTCCAACGACATGTTCGCGCAGTTCCTGGACCCGTCGATGATGTACTCCTCGGCCCTGTTCGACTCCCTCAGCACCCCGCCGACGCTCGCCGACCTCGAGGCCGCGCAGGCCGAGAAGATCGACCGGATCCTGGACCGCGCAGGTGTAGGTGAGGGCTCACGGGTGCTGGAGATCGGCACCGGCTGGGGCACGCTCGCGATCCGTGCCGCGCAGCGGGGGGCACGGGTCGTCACCGTGACGATCTCCGAGCACCAGGCCGAGCTCGCGCAGGAGCGCGTCGACGCCGCCGGGGTCACCGACCTCGTCGACATCCGCCTGCAGGACTACCGCGACGTCGTCGGCGAGTACGACGCGGTCGTGAGCGTCGAGATGATCGAGGCCGTGGGCGAGAAGTACTGGCCGACCTACTTCGCGAAGATCGACGAGGTGCTCGCACCGGACGGCAAGGTCGTGATCCAGGCGATCCTGCTCGAGCACCACCGCATGGTGGCCACGCGCAACACCTACACGTGGATCCACAAGTACATCTTCCCCGGCGGGCTGCTCCCCTCGACCGAGGCGATCGCCGGTGTGCTGGGCGAGCACACCACCATGCGGGTCACCGAGAACTTCTCGATGGGCCAGCACTACGCGCACACGCTGCGGCTGTGGCGCGAGCAGTTCCTCGCCAACTGGGAGCAGATCGCGCCGCTCGGCTTCGACGAGCAGTTCCGTCGCATGTGGGAGTTCTACCTCGCCTACTGCGAGGCGGGTTTCCGCACGGGCTACCTCGACGTCGCCCAGATCCGCATGGAGCGCTGAGGCCGTCTTCCGGCTCGCGCTCAGCGGCGCACGACCACGCTGCGCACCGCGAGGTCCTGGAGGCCGCGGCGGTCGCGGTCCCAGATCACGGCCGGGATCACCAGGCAGATCAGCAGGTGGCGTACGAGCGAGGCGATCAGGTTCAGCGGACGCCGGTCGACGCTGATGACCCCGATGCGCACGATCGACTGCCCGAAGGAGCCACCGATGGTGGCGGTCAGGATGCTCGCCTCGGCGAAGTAGATGACCAGAGGCCAGAAGCCGGTGTTGTCGTAGCCGACGACACCGATCGCGAGCAGCGATGCAGCCGCCCAGTCGATGAACAGCGCCAGGATGCGCTGTCGCCAGCTCGCGAGGGAACCGCTGCCCGCCTCCGGCAGACCCAGACGCTGTCCCGGGTAGAGGTCGACGTCCCGCGGGTCCCGGGGATCGCCGGCGGCGTACGCGCTGCTCATGGCACCACGGTAGCCAGCGGCACCCCGCCCACCTGCGCCGCCGCCGGTGACCCGTGTTACATGCCTGAAACAGTCGGGATACGGTCGAGAAACCGCTCCTGCCTAGCGTGAGAGCGCTTGGGCACGGCGCCCACGACGCTGTCCTCCCCGCAGCCGGCAGAGCGCCACGCCCACCGAGCCTTGCCCAATGACGGTCGCACGCGCGGCCAAGGAGGACGAATGTTCCAGAACTCAGAAGAGCTGCTGAAGTTCATCAAGGACGAGGGCGTCGAGATGGTCGACGTCCGCTTCTGCGACCTTCCCGGCGTGATGCAGCACTTCACGGTGCCGGTGAGCTCGTTCGACGAGTCCGTCTTCGAGGACGGTCTGAACTTCGACGGCTCGTCCATCCGTGGCTTCCAGGCCATCAACGAGTCCGACATGTCGCTGTTCCCGGACGTGACGACGGCGTACGTCGACCCCTTCCGCAAGAACAAGACGCTGAACGTCAACTTCTTCATCCACGACCCGATCACGGGCGAGGCCTACTCCCGCGACCCGCGCAACATCGCGCGCAAGGCGCTGGCGCACCTGGACTCCACCGGCGTGGCCGACACCGCCTTCTTCGCTCCCGAGGCGGAGTTCTACGTCTTCGACGACGTGCGCTACTCCACCGACGCCAACCACGGCTTCTTCTTCCTCGACTCCGAGGAGGGCTGGTGGACCCGCGGCCGCGAGGAGGAGGGCGGCAACCTGGGCTACAAGACCCGGATCAAGGGCGGCTACTTCCCGGTCGAGCCGTACGACCACCAGAGCGACCTGCGCGCGGACATGGTCAAGAACCTCGAGACCTGCGGCCTGCTCGTCGAGCGCGCCCACCACGAGGTCGGCACCGGCGGTCAGGCGGAGATCAACTACCGCTTCGACACGCTGCTCAAGGCCGCGGACGACGTGATGAAGTTCAAGTACCTCATCAAGAACACCGCCTGGCAGGCCGGCAAGTCCGTCACCTTCATGCCGAAGCCCCTCTTCGGCGACAACGGCTCGGGCATGCACGTGCACCAGTCGCTGTGGAAGGGCGGCGAGCCGCTGTTCTACGACGAGACCGGCTACGGCGGCCTCTCGGAGATGGCGCGCCACTACATCGGCGGCATCCTCAAGCACGCGCCGGCGGTGCTCGCGTTCACCAACCCGACGGTGAACTCCTACCACCGTCTGGTGCCGGGCTACGAGGCCCCGATCTCGCTGGTGTACTCCAGCCGCAACCGGTCCGCCTCGGTCCGTATCCCGATCACGGGAGCGAACCCGAAGGCCAAGCGCGTCGAGACCCGCTTCCCGGACCCGTCGGCCAACCCCTACCTCGCGTTCTCCGCGCTGATGCTCGCGGGCCTGGACGGCGTGAAGAACAAGATCGAGCCGGCCGCGCCGATCGACAAGGACATCTACGAGCTGCCGCCGGACGAGATGGCCGACATCGACCAGGTGCCGACCTCGCTCGGCGCCGTGCTCGACGCGCTCGAGGAGGACCACGACTTCCTGACCCAGGGCAACGTGTTCACCCCCGACCTGATCGAGACGTGGATCGAGTACAAGCGCGAGAACGAGATCGCCCCGGTGCAGCTGCGGCCGCACCCGCACGAGTTCGAGCTGTACTACGACATTTAGTCCCGCGTGGGTCAAGCCCACCGGCTGAGTGCCTGAGAACGGCCCCTGACCTGCGAAGACACCTTTCAACGTCTTCCAGCGTCAGGGGTCGTTTCTCGTTCGTCTGCGGCCCCAGTGCGGCCCAAGGGTGGTTTGGGACGGGAAGACAGCCCCCAGTATCGGCAAGCCCGAAGGACGACCAAGGGTACGTTCCACTGCCCGATGCGGTCTTGGAGGCGATCAATGCGCACATGACCGCCTACCCGCCGATCGAGGTGACCCTTCCCTGGGACCGGACGGACGGGAAGCCCACGACCTTTTCGCTTCTCCTGTACAGCCGCGAGAGGAAGGCGCTGGGACGGAACTACATCAACACGTTCATCTGGAAGCCCGCGTTGAAGCGAGCCGGGGTCCCGATGACGCGGGAAAACGGCAGCCACGCCCTGCGGCACTTCTACGCCAGTACAGCACTCCACGAAGGTGAGTCGATCAAGGCCCTGAGTGAGTACCTCGGTCACGCCGACCCCGGCTTCACGCTGCGCACCTACACCCACCTCGTCGAGGACAGCGCCGAGCGCACGAAGCGAGCAGTCGACGCCGTGTTCGGGCACGGTACGCCGGAGCCCGCCTCAGACCGTGCAGGACCTGACGATGACCTCGTGGACGACGTTGAGCCCGACGCGAAGGACGACGACGCCTGAGCACGTGCGGCTTGAGCTTCGCCATCGGTAGAGTCTTGAAAGGGCCGAACTGGGTCTAGTCGTCATCGCCAGCGCGCGCCACTCGGCCTTCAACCGCAGACGCTTGAACAGGAGCGCGTTGACCGCCACCAGGAAGCTGGACCTGGACAATTGATTGTGCCCTGCAGGAAGGAGACACCCCATGACGCCCGGCGGGAACCCCGCTTTGCGCTTGCCACTCCTGGCGAGGATGGCGAATGACATGAGTCACCACGGGTCACTGCGCCGCTCGACAGCGGCTGGCATGTGGGCTGCTTACTCGGCCCACACGGCCCTTGTCACATGGTCATTGGGCCGTCAGCCTGCGCGCCTTCGTATCCCTGCGAGACCGGCTCAGGTCGCCGGTGCGGCCATTTCCGCGGCGGGGTTTGGCCTCTGCATCGCGGGGATGAGGCGGTTCGCCGGAGTCGAGGAGCTCACGGGCACCCGCAACCAGGCGCTACTGACAGCCGGCGTCTACCGGTTCTCACGCAACCCTCAGTACCTCGGGTATCTGGCCGCATTAGCCGGCGCGGGTCTGAGCCGGCGCAGCGGTGCAGCTCTGCTCTCTACCGCAGTCCTGGCTTTCGCGTACTCGGCATGGATACCGGTGGAGGAGCAGCACATGTCCCGGCTGTACGGGAGGGACTACAGCGACTACTGCCGTCGGACGCGGCGCTGGTGGGGTCGGCGCGGCTGATCGCGTTTGCGTCCACACCCCGCGAGGGCTTCCAGTGGTAGAGGGAATCCTGCTCGTACTCGCGCTCGCGCCGCCTCCTGACTGAATCTCTTCAGCGGGACGGCAGGAGGGCTGCCAGGTTACGAGTTCGCCCACGCGTCGCTCTGGGTGAGGCGCAGCAGGTAGGCCAGCGGCGGGAGGACCAGGACTATCGCGAGGCCCACGGCGACGAGCAGTCCCTGCATCGTCGCCGGGGCGCCGGCGGCCTCGCCGATGGTCACCTCACCGACGAGCAGCCAGGGGTACTGGCCGACGCCCCACCCGGAGACCACGGAGGCGACCGCTACCACAGCCGGCCAGCGGGCTGCGGCGTAGCGCCGGCGCCACAGCAGCACCAGCGTCGCGGCGCCGGACATGGCCGAGAGCACCACGAGCGGAGCGGCACGCCCCGTCAACCCGTCACTGAGCACGGGGGCGTCTTGGAGGATCGGCATCAGCGCCGCGAAGACGACCGACCCAGTGACGACGCCCACGGCTAGCGCTCGTCTCCGCAGGTCCTCGGTGAGGCGGGTTCGACGGCTGCGATAGGCGTCGGCGGCGAGGAAGACGCCTGCTAGGAACGCGCACGTCCCGATGGCGATCACCCCGCCGAACAGCGAGGTCGGGTTGAGCCACGACGCCCAGCGATCACCCGACCCGTCCGCGGGCACCCGGCCGGAGGCGATGGCACCTGCGACGGTGCCGAGGAAGAACGGGGTGATGATCGAGGACACGGCGAAGACGACGCCGAACAGCCGCGCCTGGCCGAGGGTGGCGGAGTACTTGCGGAAGGCGAAGCTGGCGCCGCGGAGCACGATGCCGATCAGCGCGAACAGCATTGGCAGGACGAGGGTCGACATCGCGGCGGCGAAGGACTCCGGGAACCCGGTCCACCAGATGACCAGCACGTAGATCAGCCACACGTGGTTGGCCTCCCACACCGGGCCGATGCTGTGGTCCACCAGCGTGCGAAGCTCTGCACCTCGGCGGCTGTCGCCGGCGGTCAGGTCGAAGAACCCGGACCCGAAGTCGGCGCCGCCCAGCACGGCGTAGGCGACGACGCCGGCGAACATCGCGGCGGCGACCGCGACCTCGAGGCTCATCGACTGACCGCCTCTGTCTCGGGGGCGTACGGGCTGGGCAGGTCGGTCTCGCCGTCTCGCCACCGGCGTGCCATCGACCTCAGGACCACGACGGCGCCGATCGTCATCGCGGCGTAGATGACCGTCGAGATCCCGAGCAGCCACCACAGCGACGAGCTGTAGTCGCCGACCGCCTCGGGCGTGCGCATCACGCCGTACACCACCCACGGCTGCCGGCCCACCTCGGTGGCCACCCAGCCCGCCTCGAGGGCGATCACGGCCAGCGGCCCCGCGGCCGCCGCGGACCGCAGGAACCACTTCTTCGTCAGCAGGTCGCGGCCTCGCCGTCGCTGCATCCAGAACCAGGCGACGCCGGCGGCGAGCAGGGTGCCGATCCCGACCATGGTCTGGAAGGCGAGGTGGGTGATGTTGACCGGTGGCCGGTCCTCCTCGGGGATGGTGTCGAGGCCGGGCACCGGCTCGTCGAGCGAGTTCATCGCGATCAGCGAGCCCAGGACCGGGATGTCGATCGCGCCCACGACCTCGCCGTCGACCAGGACACCGCCAAGCCGCAGCGGTGACGGACTCTCGGTCGTCTCCGCGAGCTCGAACGCCGCCAGCTTCGCCGGTTGCCGCTCGTCGAGACCTGCGCCGAGCACGTGCCCGACGAACGGCTGGGTGAGCGCGGCGACGGAGGCGAACACGAACGGCACCAGGAAGCCGAGCCGATGGTGGGTGTCGCGACGACCACGCAACATCCCGACCGCGTAGACACCGGCGACGCTGAAGCCGGCCACCATGTAGGCGCCGACCCACATGTGGGCGAACTGGAGGAACGCGTGCTGGTTGAACAGCACCGCCCACGGCTGGACGTCAGTGACCTCGCCGTCGACGAGCCGGAAGCCGGTCGGCACGTTCATCCAGGCGTTGACCGCGACGACGCAGTAGGCGCCGACGACGCCCGTCACCGCCATCGGCAGCACCATCAGGACATGCCGCTTGGGGGGCATGCGGCCCCAGCCGTAGAGGTAGATGCCCAAGAAGATCGCCTCGAGGAAGAAGGCGAGGCCCTCGAAGGCGAAGGGCAGGCCGAGCACGTCACCGTAGGTCCCCATCAGGCCGGGCCACAACAGCCCCATCTCGAAGCTGAGGACCGTGCCCGACACCGCGCCGATCGCGAACAGCACCGCCGAGACCTTCGCCCACCGCTGGGCGAGGGTGAGCGCGACCGGGTCCTGGCGTCGGATTCCCCGCAGGTGCATCACGAAGATCATCGCCGGGAAGGCGACGCCGAAGCACGCCAGCACGATGTGCCAACCCAGTGACAGCGCCATCTGCTGACGGGCCGGGAGCAGACCTGCAGGTTCGGCCGCCGTGGCGGCCTGGACGACGGTCTCGAGGACGATCTCCGGAGTCAGCACCTCATCAACGCTACGGTCCGGGGCCCGCCGCACCAGACTTTGTGAAGGACTCCACGAACACCTGCACTGCCCCTCGCGACGGCGTACTTGAGGGTCACCAGGTCGCTTCGTGGCACTCGCGGGCGGGGTCGACCTCGACCTGGAGGGTCGCATGCTCGATGCCGTGTCCGTCGCGCAGGGCCGCCTGGGCGCCGCTCAGCACGGTCTGGGTGTCGGCGCTGTCCTTCACCACGAGGTGGGCCGTGGCGACGTTCATGCCCGAGGTGAGCGTCCAAGCATGGAGGTCGTGGATCTCGGCCACCCCCGGCAAGTTCTCAAGGTCGTGCACGACGGCCTTGAGGTCAACGTCGTGGGGTGCGTGCTGGCCCAGGACAGCCAGGACCTCACGTCCCAGGATCACGGCACGGACGGCGACGAACACGCCGATCGCCACGGCAACCAGGGTGTCCCACAGGCCGTCGCCGGTGAGGCCTACGAGTACGCCGGCCACGAGGACGCCGACACTGCCGGCCGCGTCAGCCATCACTTCGAGATAGGCGCCCTTGACGTTGATCGACTCCTGGGCACCGCCCCGGAGCAGCACGAGGCAGGCAAGGTTGATCGCGAGACCGATGGCACCGACGATCATCATCGGACCGAAGGCCGGCTCGACGAGCTCACCAATGCGACTGATCGCCTCCACCACGACGTAGGCGGCAACCCCGAGCATGATCAGGACGGTCAGTCCGGACGCGAACACCTCGGCCCGGTAGGAGCCGTAGGTGCGACGTCCCGACGCATCGGGTCGAGTGGCAATCTTGGTGGCCACCAGCGCCGCACCCAAGGCGACCACGTCCGCGGCCATGTGGCCCGCGTCGGAGATCAGCGCGAGCGAACCACTGACAAGTCCGACGGTCAGTTCGGCCACGAAGAAGCTCGCGACGAGACCGAAGGCGAGGGCGAGGCGCCACCGGTGACGACCGCCCGCGTGTCCATGCCCGTGCCCGGCGCCCATCAGAGGTCATCCCCGGCCGTCGGACAGTCGGTGGCGGCCTCGAAAGTGACCGCGAGGACGCGTTCGGCGGCCGCCAGCACGTCGCGCACCGGGACTCCCGGGGTCAGCGAGAACACGGAAGCGCGCCCGCGAGGCCGAGACTGCACCAGCCCGCAGTCGCGCAGGCACGCCAGATGCTTGGACGCGGTGGACTGCGCGAGGCCGAGGTGGTCCACGAGGTCGACCACCCGGTGGGGGCCCAGGTGAAGGTGGCCCAATATCGCCAGCCGCGAGGGATCACCCAGGGCACGGAACAGCGCCGCGGACGCCTCCGAGTCCCCCCGGCCCACCTTCCGAACTGCAGTATCGCCTATTGGCGACATCATCGTCATGCCACGATGCTAAGGCCATTGAGTTGCCGATGTCCACGCACTCCGACCGGATTGCTACTATCGCGCATAGTAGACCAAGGAGAGGCGGAGACCAGTGCGGAAGCAGACCAAGGGAGCCCTCGGGGCCGGCGCGATCGTGGTGGCGGTGCTGGCAACCCTGCTGCTCGTGGGTCAGACTCGTGAGGACGACGGCGGCGCAGCCGCGGTGGAGACGTCGACCCAGGAGAGCGCCCTGGTCCGCTCGGACAGCCGCGTCCTCGGCGAGGAAGGTTCGAGCGACGTCACCTTCGTGGAGTTCCTCGACTTCGAGTGCGAGGCCTGCCGCGCGGCGTACCCGATCGTGGAAGATCTGCGGCAGAAGTACGCGGGCGAGGTGACCTTCGTGATCCGCTACTTCCCGCTGCCGGGCCACTTCAACTCCGAGCGGGCCGCGCGGGCCGTGGAGTCTGCCGCCCGTCAGGGAGAGCTTGAGGCGATGTACAGCAAGATGTACGAGACGCAGGAGAGCTGGGGCGAGGCCCAGGAGCCGCACGACGAGCTCTTCCGCAGCTTCGCCGAGGAGATCGGCCTCGACATGGAGCAGTACGACGCTGACTACGCCTCCGAGGAGGTCGCGGACCGGGTGGCGCGCGACCTGGAGGACGGCACCACGCTCGGTGTCCAGGGGACGCCGACCTTCTACCTCGACGGAGAGCTGTTCCAGCCCGAGACCGTGGACGACTTCTCGGCCGCTCTCGACGAGGCGCTCGCGGAGTGAGGCAGGAGCGCCGACTCGCCGCGGGGCTCGTCGTCGCCGGGCTGGTGGGTCTGGTGGCCTCCGCGGTGCTGTTGATCGAACGGATCCGGTTGGCCGAGGACAGCGAGTACGTCCCCACCTGC
This region includes:
- a CDS encoding FAD-dependent oxidoreductase, whose translation is MCGGPPRASRTHPPGPARRTHHVTSSDAARPSVAVVGAGISGLTAAYLLRGDHDVTLFESEPRAGGHAHTHDVDLADGSPAAVDSGFIVLNDRTYPVVNRLFAELGVRTRPTEMSMSITCDGCGLSFAGGRKLPGIFAQRRRLLDPRFLRFLLDVKRFQRTALALLEGAEAGGETGLAEHPLSYGDFLSQEGFGDYFVAHYAMPVVSCVWSMGYEEARGYPAAYLFAFLRHHGFLSVSGSPTWHTVVGGSRTYVETILQRLRSDAGHGVEVANGVTAVARVDGGVEVTDGSGRTRRFDKVVLATHADTSLALLSDPTPKEKELLGAFGYSTNQTFLHRDMTTMPSVPGARAAWNYRLDTCDATTDRTRVTYWMNRLQGHPESSPLLVTLNPDDAPAEVIAEMTYEHPTYTAESVAAQARLGELGDGVTAFAGAYHGWGFHEDGARSGVAAAASLGVDW
- a CDS encoding DUF4191 domain-containing protein; the encoded protein is MAREKKQKKAKKPKGQGRIAQLRQSWTMTRKVDPRMPLVVAAWAVGVAAVTFLVFGVLLPGILAVSIVLAVFAGLLAGLIVFGRRAERGAYAQIEGQPGAAAAVLDSLKRGYKTDTAVAFTKQQDIVHRVVGPAGIVLVGEGNGNRLKQLLASERRRHERISADVSLSTVVVGRGEGEVPLPDLRKRITKQKRTLKPAEMTDVLSRLRALDAHRPPVGLPKGPLPTSMKGMRSQMRGR
- a CDS encoding DUF1365 domain-containing protein; translated protein: MSAAHELDDHAAQAAPTPERAYVSLPASLPASVRTRVTHRRTKPFSYGFTHHTTAWVVDAADPEAAFPRWLRPLARIRSRDHFGDGDASLQEKVRRFVAAEGLGWATDRVVGLCAARSLGHVFDPLSVWFCFDADGEPTGVLAEVHNTYGERHTYPLPIQRGRAAVDKDFYVSPFFTVEGRYDIRVRLDSDRVAVAISLSQDGEVVFTGSEAGALRPVRSRLDTLRAVLRDPAPALRVAALIRWHGITLWIKRLPVVRRRPHATQEGMT
- a CDS encoding cyclopropane-fatty-acyl-phospholipid synthase family protein; the encoded protein is MTTLQTARARLAPPAPAYGIKGTLAQKVLSRILRKVPVNVSLPGGEPLGPVGPGRPEIQILKPRQFFARLADSPMIGLGEAYMERDWNPAPGSDLADVLAPFAARLTELIPPTFYRMRHVVMPKLGSREENTVTGARENIHRHYDLSNDMFAQFLDPSMMYSSALFDSLSTPPTLADLEAAQAEKIDRILDRAGVGEGSRVLEIGTGWGTLAIRAAQRGARVVTVTISEHQAELAQERVDAAGVTDLVDIRLQDYRDVVGEYDAVVSVEMIEAVGEKYWPTYFAKIDEVLAPDGKVVIQAILLEHHRMVATRNTYTWIHKYIFPGGLLPSTEAIAGVLGEHTTMRVTENFSMGQHYAHTLRLWREQFLANWEQIAPLGFDEQFRRMWEFYLAYCEAGFRTGYLDVAQIRMER
- the lipA gene encoding lipoyl synthase; translation: MAATPDGRKLLRLEVRNAETPIEKKPAWIKTKATMGPQYRELQQLVKGEGLHTVCQEAGCPNIFECWEDREATFLIGGEQCTRRCDFCQIDTGKPAELDRDEPRRVAESVQQMQLRYATITGVARDDLPDGGAWLYAETVRKIHELNPGTGVENLIPDFNGKPDLLTEVFESRPEVLAHNVETVPRIFKRIRPAFTYERSLGVLTQARDFGLVTKSNLILGMGETREEVSQALRDLHEAGCELITITQYLRPSPRHHPVERWVKPEEFVELKDEADAIGFSGVMSGPLVRSSYRAGRLYQQAMAARGETVDIERPASPVAPAAV
- a CDS encoding RDD family protein, producing MSSAYAAGDPRDPRDVDLYPGQRLGLPEAGSGSLASWRQRILALFIDWAAASLLAIGVVGYDNTGFWPLVIYFAEASILTATIGGSFGQSIVRIGVISVDRRPLNLIASLVRHLLICLVIPAVIWDRDRRGLQDLAVRSVVVRR